Proteins encoded together in one Lathyrus oleraceus cultivar Zhongwan6 chromosome 5, CAAS_Psat_ZW6_1.0, whole genome shotgun sequence window:
- the LOC127081552 gene encoding putative FBD-associated F-box protein At5g56410, producing MVLLRTEIIADRISEFHDSILCHILSFLPTKHAATTSILSKRWKSLWLSVLTLEFDCKSFQDMTCHGYSLHQLMLLRKIELPILSFRFNCNYWCPIQTQRDVTLFVSYVMNRGIENLNIHNDMKLPSSILSCKTLKVLKLKGIIVNGFSHQVDFPVLKILHLKRMSFERHELLVKLLSGCKILEELQTKFLYILNDSFVPEKEFDGLLPSLIKARISFNDYIIPVNLVRNVENLYMEQEQLKCCTKLPMFHNLTHVKLKLFFNMWGWLQQMLEQCHKLQSLIVKGCEYQDEVNDQSWKDPPTVPNCLSLHLRTCCLAYCRGT from the exons ATGGTGTTACTGAGGACAGAGATAATAGCAGATAGAATCAGTGAGTTTCACGATTCAATTCTTTGTCACATTCTTTCTTTTCTTCCAACCAAACATGCTGCAACCACAAGCATCCTCTCTAAGAGATGGAAATCATTATGGCTTTCGGTCCTCACTCTCGAATTCGACTGCAAATCCTTCCAAGACATGACCTGCCATGGATATTCTTTACACCAGTTGATGCTCTTACGAAAAATTGAACTTCCAATCCTTTCGTTTCGTTTCAATTGCAACTACTGGTGTCCAATTCAAACCCAACGTGATGTTACTCTATTTGTTTCCTATGTAATGAATCGAGGAATAGAGAATCTTAACATTCACAATGACATGAAATTACCATCTAGTATTCTTAGTTGCAAGACCCTTAAGGTTCTTAAGTTGAAAGGAATAATAGTGAATGGTTTTTCTCATCAAGTGGATTTTCCTGTTCTTAAAATTCTTCATTTAAAGAGAATGAGTTTCGAACGGCATGAATTGCTTGTTAAACTTCTGTCTGGTTGTAAAATACTTGAGGAGCTGCAAACCAAATTTTTGTATATACTTAATGATTCATTTGTTCCAGAGAAAGAGTTTGACGGCTTGTTACCTAGTTTAATCAAAGCAAGAATTTCTTTTAACGATTATATCATTCCTGTTAATTTGGTTCGTAACGTGGAGAATCTATATATGGAACAG GAACAATTGAAATGTTGTACTAAACTTCCAATGTTTCATAATCTGACACATGTGAAACTTAAACTTTTCTTTAATATGTGGGGTTGGTTGCAACAAATGCTTGAACAATGCCACAAACTTCAAAGTTTAATCGTAAAG GGTTGTGAATATCAAGACGAGGTAAATGACCAAAGTTGGAAGGATCCACCAACTGTTCCAAACTGTCTTTCATTGCACCTGAGAACATGTTGTCTTGCATATTGTAGAGGCACCTGA